The genomic window AATACCGCCTTGGGTGACACCTGTACTGATCACGGCGGTGGTAATCAACAATTGGCCCAGTGGACGCTTTTGCTGGCGAGCTAGGGTTAGGGCAAACCCCATGGCGACTTGATTGGTGCGATTGATCAACCGCTGCGATCGCTTGGTGACCACAATAAATTTACGATCGCCAGTCGTTCCGCTGGTGACATTGAGACCTATCAACGGATCGGGGGTAACAATATTGTGCTCTCCATTTGCAACCCGCTGTAGGTAGGGGCTGTATCGGCTATAGGGCCAGATGGGCACCTGTTCGCGAAATTGATCTACCGTTTGGATGTTGGACAACCCCAGCATTTTTCCCACTTCCGTGGTTTCTTGCACCCGCAATAACTCCAGCAAAAACTGCTCTTGCACCGCCTCCACCCGTCGGGTTTTGCGAATGAACTGGTTTCGGAGTCGCCGGGTTACCAGTGAAACCAAGACCAACACCGGATTTAGCATTCTTCCACTCTCATGTCATGGTTTATCGGATCTATTCCAGTCAACAGTGTCCCATACGTCGCTTGATCTATCGCAAGATAGCGGCTTTTAGGAGTCACTGGCACGCAGTTGTAGATAGACCAGGGCGATCGCCACTCCCAGTAATAGGGTGGCTGCCGCCGCTGCATAGCCCCAGTCGAATTGGGCAAAGGCTTGATTGTAGATGTAAAACACGAGCAAATTGGTGGAGTTGAGGGGCCCACCGCCGGTGATCACGTAGGGTTGCTCGAAGCTGCGCAGGGTGAAAATTGTTGTGGTGACAGCGGCAAATATTAGGGTGGGGCGCAGGCAGGGTAGGGTGATATACCAAAAGGTTTGCCAACGCCCAGCCCCATCGAGCCGAGCTGCTTCATAGAGGCTCACGGGAATTGTTTGCAGGCCCGCAAGGAATACGACTAGGTTAAACCCTAGCTGTTTCCAACTGCTGAGCACAATGAGCACGACCATCGCCCATGGCGTATTGCTTAACCAAGCAATGGGGCTGATCCCCATGATCTCCAGCAGGCTATTCACCGGGCCATCAGTTTGAAATAGCCAACGAAACCCTAAACCCGTTGCTACCAATGATGTGACAGACGGGATGAAATAGGCGGTGCGTAAGATGCCCTGGAGGGCGATCGCTCGATTCAGCCCCACCGCCAACAGCAGGGGCACCACTAAGCTGGGGATCACAGTGCCGATGGTGAAAGATAGAGTATTGCCGATCACCTGCCAAAGGTCGGGATCGGCTAAGAGTCGTTGATAATTCTGGCTGCCTACCCACTGCAGACCGCTGCGGGTGAAACTGCCGGTGGTGAAGCTTAGTCCTACCAAATACAGGATAGGAAAGCCTACGAAAACGCCGAGCAATAAAAGGGCTGGCGTCAAGAACAGCCACGCTGTGCGCGTGTTCTGGGGGGAGGCAGAGGTCGGCATTAGGCATCGCCCTGCAGCAGGGTTTGGGTTTCTTGAACGATCGCTTGAATAGCTTGTTCTGGGGGGAGGCGATCGGTGATAGCTGCGTGTAGATAGCGCTGCAGGATCTCTGAAGCTTGAGTATATTGCGGAACGGCGGGGCGGCGCACGGAGCGCTCTAGCATGGGCAGCAGGTCAGGGTAGTGATGATAGTGTTGCAAAATAGCGGGATCGCTGTAGAGGCTGATGCGGCTGGGAAGATAGCCAACCTCTAGGGCAAAGCGCCGCTGAATCTGTCGCTGAGTGAAAAACTGTACTGCTGTCCAAGCAGCATCAGCATGGGGCGTGGAGGCGGCGATCGCCAACCCCCAGCCTCCCTGACAGCCTCGACTGACCTGACCTGGGGCATGAACGACGGGAGCGATCGCCACCATACCGCTGACGGGTGATTCACTGGAATTGACCGTGGCCCAGGTTTCTGGCCAATTGCGTAAGAAAACTGCTTCACCATCTTGAAACAGCCGATAGGTTTCCTCTTCGCTATAGGTCGTTACTCGCTCTGGGGCAATGCCTTGGGTGATGGTGCGGCGCAAAAACTGGATGGCCTGCAGCGCGGCCGGACTATCTAGCTCCACGGCTAGGGTGTCAGGGTTAATCCAACTGCCGCCATAGCCCGCCAAAACTTCCATAAAGGCCGCTGTTAGCCCCTCAGACGATCGCCCCTGCCACAGATAGCCCCAAGTGGCGACTTGTTGCGATCGCAAGGCTTCAGCCGTGGTCAATAGGTCATCAAACGTTGTAGGCACTGGTAGATTAGCTTGCTGGAGTAAATCTTGGCGGTAGTGCAAAACGCCAAGATCTGAGCGTAGGGGAATGCGATATAGGCGATCTTGGTAGCGCCCGCCCGCCAAGTCATTGGGTAAAAAGTCTTCTAGATCATCTGCTGAGGGGCGATCGCTCACATCCAGCAACCAACCTGCCGCCGCAAATCGGGGCACCCAGATAATATCGGCATAGACCAGATCAAAGGTGGCATTGCCCTGCTCAAAGGCATCGGCATAAATGGCTTCTAAGTCATCGGTGGACTCATGGGCTTCCACCAAAGCAATGTGAATATCGGGATGCTGACGTTCAAACTCAGCAATCACCTGCTGCCACCGCACTGACTCAATGCCCGACAGTGCCATGGTCAGGGTGATGGTGGATGAGCCAGCCTGGCAACTCACAGCAAGCCCCAGGGTTGCCAAAAAGAGTCCACACACAGATAACCTGCGTACCCAATGGGGCATCAACCAGCCAACCAACCAAGATAGGAGCGATCGCACCATCGCTAACGATAACCCATGGGAATCCTGCATGGTGATCATAAGACAATCCCAAGCAGAGCGCTATGATCCTATGCCCCCCTGGGATGGGGGGCGGGATGCTCATTGAGATGCTAATGGGGTCGCTACATCCCTGAGGATGGTCATCAGACGCCTCTCAGGGGATCCAGCAGCGATCGCTTAGAACCCAGTTGGCATTAGAACCAGTTGGCGTGGAATACTCCGGGCTTATCCGTGCGCTCAAAGGTGTGGGCACCGAAGTAGTCGCGCTGGGCCTGGGTGAGGTTTTGGGGGAGGCGATCGCGGCGATAGCTATCAAAATAGTCGAGGGATGCGCTAAAGGCAGGCACTGCAATCCCTAACCGTGCTGCCAGACAAATCACCTCGCGCCATGCCTCTTGGCGATCCAGAATCGTTTGCTTGAATTCTGGTGCTAACAGCAAGTTGGGCAACTGGGGATCATCCTTGAAGGCTTTTGTGATCTTGTTCAAGAAGCCCGCTCGAATGATGCAGCCGCCTTTCCAAATGCGGGCGGTTTCGCTCAAGTTCAAGTCATAGCTAAACTCCCGCGATGCCGTACTTAAGAGCGCCATCCCTTGGGCATAGGAGCAAATCTTGGAGCAATAGAGGGCATCGCGCACCTTGTCGATCAAGGCTGCTACATCGCCGTCATACTTGCCCGTTGGCCCCGCAAGCTGCTGGGCAGCAGCCATCCGCTCATCCTTGATGGACGACATAATCCGGGCATTCACCGCCGCCGTAATCGTGGGAATGCTGACGCCCAATTCCAGCGCGCTGACCACCGTCCAGCGACCAGTACCCTTTTGTCCGGCGGCATCCTTGATCAGTTCCACCAACGGTAAACCTGTATCCTCATCCATTTGCGTGAAAATATCAGCGGTGATTTCCACGAGGAAGGAGTTGAGTTCATCCGTCGTGTTCCAATCGGCAAACACCTCATGCAGTTGGGTGTGGTTGAGCCCACCTGTATTTTTGAGAATGTCGTAGGCTTCGGCAATGAGCTGCATGTCGCCATATTCGATGCCGTTGTGCACCATTTTGACGTAGTGCCCGGCTCCGCCTTGACCGATGTAGGTGACGCAGGGGCCATCATCGACCTGGGCAGCAATCTTGGTCATGATGGGCTCGATTTCGCTGTAGGCAGCTTTCGTGCCTCCTGGCATCAAGCTGGGGCCGTTGAGGGCACCCTCTTCGCCACCGCTGACGCCCATGCCGATAAACTGTAGTCCTGCGGCTTCTAGAGACTCCACACGGCGATCGGTGTCGGTGTACAACGAGTTGCCGCCATCAATGATCATGTCCCCCTCATCCAAAAGTGGCTTGAGTTGATCAATCACTGCATCTACAGGGCCACCAGCTTTCACCATGATCAGGATTTTCCGGGGACGCTCTAGGGCTTGGACAAACTCTTCTAGGGAATAGGTTGCCTGAACATTTTTGCCCTGGGCGCGGTTGGCCATGAAGGCCTCTGTTTTGTCGGGGGAGCGATTGTAGACGGCGATCGAAAAGCCGTTTCGCTCGACATTGAGGGCTAAGTTTTCGCCCATAACGGCTAAGCCGATTAAACCAAAGCTCTGTGCCATAGAATTTTTAGACCGTTCTGCAAGTGCTGAACAACATACTGTGTGTGCGCTAGAACCCCAACTCTGCCTGTTAAAGCATTGAGGCAAGCTCTGCGTGAGGACGTGATGAGCAGGAGTGTGACGTTGACATGGAACCTGAACGAGTGTAGACCCCATTCAGCGGCAAGGCGGACGCCATATCTGGATGGATAGCTATGGTCAGTTTGGTTGAGACGTGGCCTAGATGACTGTTCAACTGTCGGAACGTCTCCAGGTTTTTTGGATGTCCCAATCCGTGTGACGCTGGCTCAGCAGGAGGATCTACAGTTTGGATATCAGG from Candidatus Obscuribacterales bacterium includes these protein-coding regions:
- a CDS encoding sugar ABC transporter permease, encoding MTPALLLLGVFVGFPILYLVGLSFTTGSFTRSGLQWVGSQNYQRLLADPDLWQVIGNTLSFTIGTVIPSLVVPLLLAVGLNRAIALQGILRTAYFIPSVTSLVATGLGFRWLFQTDGPVNSLLEIMGISPIAWLSNTPWAMVVLIVLSSWKQLGFNLVVFLAGLQTIPVSLYEAARLDGAGRWQTFWYITLPCLRPTLIFAAVTTTIFTLRSFEQPYVITGGGPLNSTNLLVFYIYNQAFAQFDWGYAAAAATLLLGVAIALVYLQLRASDS
- a CDS encoding ABC transporter substrate-binding protein translates to MQDSHGLSLAMVRSLLSWLVGWLMPHWVRRLSVCGLFLATLGLAVSCQAGSSTITLTMALSGIESVRWQQVIAEFERQHPDIHIALVEAHESTDDLEAIYADAFEQGNATFDLVYADIIWVPRFAAAGWLLDVSDRPSADDLEDFLPNDLAGGRYQDRLYRIPLRSDLGVLHYRQDLLQQANLPVPTTFDDLLTTAEALRSQQVATWGYLWQGRSSEGLTAAFMEVLAGYGGSWINPDTLAVELDSPAALQAIQFLRRTITQGIAPERVTTYSEEETYRLFQDGEAVFLRNWPETWATVNSSESPVSGMVAIAPVVHAPGQVSRGCQGGWGLAIAASTPHADAAWTAVQFFTQRQIQRRFALEVGYLPSRISLYSDPAILQHYHHYPDLLPMLERSVRRPAVPQYTQASEILQRYLHAAITDRLPPEQAIQAIVQETQTLLQGDA
- the gnd gene encoding decarboxylating NADP(+)-dependent phosphogluconate dehydrogenase is translated as MAQSFGLIGLAVMGENLALNVERNGFSIAVYNRSPDKTEAFMANRAQGKNVQATYSLEEFVQALERPRKILIMVKAGGPVDAVIDQLKPLLDEGDMIIDGGNSLYTDTDRRVESLEAAGLQFIGMGVSGGEEGALNGPSLMPGGTKAAYSEIEPIMTKIAAQVDDGPCVTYIGQGGAGHYVKMVHNGIEYGDMQLIAEAYDILKNTGGLNHTQLHEVFADWNTTDELNSFLVEITADIFTQMDEDTGLPLVELIKDAAGQKGTGRWTVVSALELGVSIPTITAAVNARIMSSIKDERMAAAQQLAGPTGKYDGDVAALIDKVRDALYCSKICSYAQGMALLSTASREFSYDLNLSETARIWKGGCIIRAGFLNKITKAFKDDPQLPNLLLAPEFKQTILDRQEAWREVICLAARLGIAVPAFSASLDYFDSYRRDRLPQNLTQAQRDYFGAHTFERTDKPGVFHANWF